From the genome of Vibrio navarrensis, one region includes:
- the argE gene encoding acetylornithine deacetylase, whose amino-acid sequence MQLPSFLEVYRGLIATPSISSSDPSWDQGNREVIAKLADWFSALGFAVEVVEVEPGKFNMLAKKGQGEGGLLLAGHSDTVPFDQGRWSFDPHQLTEKDNKFYGLGTADMKGFFAFIYEAAKRMDWSGQSKPLYVLATCDEETTMLGARHFSANTPYKPDYCIIGEPTSLVPVRGHKGHVANVVRVTGKSGHSSDPSLGVNAIEIMHEVLFALMQLRDRLIKEYHNPGFAIPNPTLNLGHIHGGDSANRICGCCELHYDVRPLPGISLDGLNNLLRGALKEVEAKWPGRIDIVPLHDPIPGYECQHDHPFIHGVEKLCGSESQTVNYCTEAPFLQQLCPTLVLGPGSIDQAHQPDEFLSFDFIEPTTDILRKAMRQYCF is encoded by the coding sequence ATGCAATTACCAAGTTTTCTTGAGGTTTACCGCGGCTTGATCGCGACACCATCCATCAGTTCCAGCGACCCGAGTTGGGATCAAGGCAACCGAGAGGTGATCGCCAAACTGGCCGATTGGTTTAGCGCGTTGGGTTTTGCAGTCGAGGTTGTCGAAGTGGAACCTGGCAAATTCAATATGTTGGCAAAAAAAGGCCAAGGAGAAGGTGGCCTGCTACTGGCCGGACACAGTGATACTGTCCCCTTTGATCAAGGGCGCTGGAGTTTCGACCCACATCAACTCACCGAGAAAGACAACAAGTTTTACGGCCTAGGCACCGCCGATATGAAAGGCTTTTTCGCCTTTATTTATGAAGCGGCCAAGCGCATGGACTGGTCCGGGCAGAGTAAGCCGCTGTACGTGCTCGCGACCTGCGATGAAGAAACCACCATGCTGGGTGCACGACACTTTAGCGCCAACACCCCTTACAAACCGGATTACTGCATCATCGGTGAGCCAACCAGCTTAGTGCCCGTACGCGGACATAAAGGACATGTGGCCAACGTGGTGCGCGTGACGGGAAAATCGGGCCACTCGTCAGATCCTTCGCTCGGCGTCAATGCCATCGAAATCATGCATGAAGTGCTGTTTGCGCTGATGCAACTGCGCGATCGCCTCATTAAGGAGTACCACAACCCGGGATTCGCCATTCCCAATCCGACACTCAACCTCGGCCACATCCACGGCGGCGACAGTGCCAACCGCATTTGTGGCTGCTGTGAACTGCATTACGATGTGCGCCCACTACCCGGCATCAGCCTTGATGGTCTCAACAATCTGCTGCGCGGCGCGCTCAAAGAGGTGGAAGCCAAATGGCCGGGGCGGATTGACATCGTGCCACTGCATGACCCCATCCCGGGCTATGAATGCCAGCACGACCATCCGTTTATCCACGGAGTCGAAAAACTGTGCGGCAGCGAGTCACAAACCGTCAACTACTGCACCGAAGCGCCATTTTTGCAGCAACTGTGTCCAACCTTAGTGCTTGGCCCGGGTTCGATTGATCAAGCCCATCAGCCCGATGAGTTTCTCTCTTTTGACTTTATTGAGCCGACCACCGACATTTTGCGCAAAGCGATGCGCCAGTACTGTTTTTGA
- the ppc gene encoding phosphoenolpyruvate carboxylase gives MNEKYAALRSNVSMLGHLLGNTIQEAHGDEILEKVETIRKLSKSARAGNQADRNNLIEEIKNLPDEQLTPVARAFNQFLNLTNIAEQYHTISRHCDSYVCEPDAINTLFAKLSQNGVSKLDTAQALRELNIELVLTAHPTEITRRTMINKLVKINQCLSKLELGDLSSKERHKTEQRLEQLIAQGWHSDVIRKQRPTPLDEAKWGFAVVENSLWEAVPDFLRELDERLTEYLGEGLPIDARPVHFSSWMGGDRDGNPFVTHSVTREVLLLSRWKAADLYLQDINELISELSMTKCNDTVRQLAGEEEHEPYRAVLKQLRALLAETKEILDAKINGQKLAVKAPLQHIDQLWQPLLACYQSLRECGMSMIADGSLLDALRRVKAFGVHLVRLDVRQESTRHADVLSELTRYLGIGDYNHWSEQDKLAFLTNELASKRPLLPRDWQPSEPVKEVLDTCKIIAAQPREAFGAYVISMARTASDVLAVHLLLQESGCPYRMDVCPLFETLDDLNNAEAVIKQLMSIDLYRGFIQNHQMVMIGYSDSAKDAGVMAAGWAQYHAMESLVKVAEQEGIELTLFHGRGGTIGRGGAPAHAALLSQPPKSLKGGLRVTEQGEMIRFKLGLPEVAVNSFNMYASAILEANLLPPPEPKQEWRDLMTVLSEVSCEAYRSVVRGEPDFVPYFRQATPELELGKLPLGSRPAKRNPNGGVESLRAIPWIFSWSQNRLLLPAWLGAGEAIQYSIDKGHQALLEEMCREWPFFSTRLGMLEMVYSKCNIEISRYYDERLADESLLPLGDKLRAQLQRDIKTVLNVENNENLMQSDPWGQESIRLRNIYIEPLNMLQAELLYRTRQTQEAAEELEEALMVTIAGIAAGMRNTG, from the coding sequence ATGAACGAGAAATACGCCGCTCTCAGGAGTAATGTCAGCATGTTGGGGCACTTGTTGGGCAACACCATACAAGAAGCACACGGTGACGAAATCTTAGAGAAGGTGGAGACGATTCGTAAACTCTCCAAATCTGCCCGCGCTGGCAATCAGGCAGATCGCAACAACCTGATTGAAGAAATTAAAAATCTGCCAGACGAGCAACTAACGCCGGTGGCCCGTGCGTTCAACCAATTTCTGAACCTGACTAATATCGCCGAGCAATACCACACCATTTCACGCCATTGCGATTCGTACGTCTGCGAACCGGATGCGATCAACACCTTGTTTGCCAAACTGAGCCAAAACGGCGTCAGCAAACTCGATACCGCGCAGGCGCTGCGTGAACTGAACATTGAACTGGTTCTGACCGCGCACCCGACGGAAATCACCCGTCGCACCATGATCAACAAACTGGTCAAGATCAACCAGTGTTTGTCGAAGCTGGAACTGGGCGATCTCTCTTCCAAAGAGCGTCACAAAACCGAACAACGCCTAGAGCAGTTGATTGCTCAAGGTTGGCACTCAGATGTGATCCGCAAGCAGCGCCCAACCCCGCTGGATGAAGCCAAGTGGGGCTTTGCCGTGGTGGAAAACTCACTGTGGGAAGCGGTACCCGATTTTCTGCGTGAGCTGGATGAGCGCCTGACAGAGTATCTGGGTGAAGGGCTGCCGATTGATGCCCGCCCGGTACATTTCTCCTCTTGGATGGGCGGTGATCGCGATGGTAACCCGTTTGTCACCCACAGCGTGACTCGTGAAGTACTGCTGCTGTCACGCTGGAAAGCCGCCGACCTCTATCTTCAAGACATCAATGAGTTGATCAGCGAACTGTCGATGACCAAGTGTAACGACACCGTGCGTCAACTCGCTGGTGAAGAAGAACACGAACCGTATCGCGCGGTGCTTAAGCAGCTACGCGCTCTGCTTGCTGAAACTAAAGAGATCTTGGATGCCAAGATCAACGGCCAAAAACTGGCAGTCAAAGCGCCGCTGCAACACATCGACCAACTTTGGCAACCCTTGCTGGCCTGTTACCAGTCACTACGCGAGTGCGGCATGAGCATGATTGCCGACGGCTCGCTGCTTGATGCGCTGCGCCGCGTCAAAGCGTTTGGCGTGCATCTGGTGCGCCTCGACGTACGCCAAGAGAGCACCCGTCATGCCGATGTGCTGTCGGAGCTGACTCGCTATCTCGGCATTGGCGATTACAATCACTGGAGCGAGCAAGATAAGCTGGCTTTCTTAACCAACGAACTGGCGTCCAAACGCCCGCTCCTGCCACGTGATTGGCAACCAAGCGAACCGGTTAAGGAAGTGCTGGACACCTGCAAAATCATTGCTGCACAACCACGTGAAGCGTTTGGCGCCTACGTGATCTCCATGGCACGTACCGCATCGGACGTGTTAGCCGTTCACCTGCTGCTGCAAGAATCTGGCTGTCCGTATCGCATGGACGTCTGCCCGCTGTTTGAAACCCTCGACGATCTCAACAACGCCGAAGCGGTGATCAAACAGCTGATGAGCATCGATCTCTACCGTGGCTTTATCCAAAATCATCAGATGGTAATGATCGGTTACTCCGACTCTGCCAAAGACGCAGGCGTTATGGCGGCGGGCTGGGCGCAATACCACGCAATGGAATCGCTGGTGAAAGTCGCCGAGCAGGAAGGCATTGAGCTGACCCTATTCCACGGCCGCGGCGGCACAATTGGTCGTGGCGGTGCACCGGCTCACGCCGCACTGCTTTCTCAGCCACCGAAGAGCCTAAAAGGCGGCCTGCGCGTGACCGAGCAAGGCGAGATGATCCGCTTTAAACTTGGCCTGCCTGAAGTGGCGGTCAACAGTTTTAACATGTACGCCAGCGCGATTCTTGAAGCGAACCTGCTGCCACCACCGGAGCCAAAGCAAGAGTGGCGCGATTTGATGACCGTGCTCTCTGAAGTGAGCTGCGAAGCCTATCGCAGCGTGGTACGCGGTGAACCGGATTTCGTCCCTTATTTCCGCCAAGCGACCCCGGAGCTGGAACTTGGCAAGCTGCCACTCGGTTCTCGCCCAGCGAAACGCAACCCCAATGGCGGTGTGGAAAGTTTACGGGCGATTCCATGGATCTTCTCTTGGAGCCAAAACCGCCTGCTACTGCCAGCGTGGCTCGGTGCGGGTGAAGCGATTCAATACTCGATCGACAAAGGGCATCAAGCGCTGCTGGAAGAGATGTGTCGCGAATGGCCGTTCTTCTCCACTCGTCTTGGCATGCTGGAGATGGTGTACTCGAAGTGCAACATCGAGATCTCGCGTTACTACGATGAACGCTTGGCAGATGAATCCCTGCTGCCACTTGGCGATAAACTGCGGGCACAGTTGCAACGTGACATCAAAACCGTGCTGAACGTGGAAAACAACGAGAACTTGATGCAAAGCGATCCGTGGGGACAGGAGTCGATCCGTTTGCGCAATATCTACATTGAGCCACTCAACATGCTGCAAGCTGAACTTTTGTACCGCACGCGCCAGACGCAAGAAGCGGCAGAAGAGTTGGAAGAAGCCTTGATGGTGACCATCGCTGGCATCGCGGCGGGAATGCGCAATACCGGTTAA
- the argC gene encoding N-acetyl-gamma-glutamyl-phosphate reductase, protein MLKTTIIGASGYTGAELALMVQKHPELTLAGLYVSANSADAGKCISQLHGRLAGVVEMDVLPLSDPQAVAEQCDVVFLATAHEVSHNLAPIFLEQGCQVFDLSGAFRVKGDDFYPTYYGFEHQHVSWLDKAAYGLAEWNESEIAQSQLIAVAGCYPTASQLAIKPLLAKELLDTAQWPVINATSGVSGAGRKASMTNSFCEVSLQAYGVFNHRHQPEIANHLGCEVIFTPHLGNFKRGILATVTMKLKAGVTLEQVNAAFEAAYAGKPAVRLKGDVLPRLQEVEMTPFCDLGWKVQGEHIIVISAIDNLLKGASSQAMQCLNIHYGFSPLTALL, encoded by the coding sequence ATGTTAAAGACAACAATTATAGGCGCCAGCGGCTACACCGGTGCGGAATTGGCTCTGATGGTGCAAAAACATCCTGAGCTCACGCTAGCAGGTTTGTATGTCTCCGCCAATAGCGCGGACGCCGGTAAATGTATCTCTCAATTGCACGGAAGATTGGCGGGCGTGGTAGAGATGGATGTTCTACCGTTAAGCGATCCTCAAGCCGTGGCTGAACAGTGTGATGTGGTGTTTCTTGCTACCGCGCACGAAGTCAGTCACAACTTAGCGCCGATCTTTCTCGAACAAGGCTGTCAGGTTTTTGATCTTTCTGGCGCGTTTCGCGTTAAAGGCGACGACTTTTACCCCACCTACTATGGGTTTGAACACCAGCACGTCAGTTGGCTCGATAAAGCGGCGTATGGCTTAGCGGAGTGGAACGAGAGCGAGATTGCGCAAAGTCAACTGATTGCAGTCGCTGGCTGTTACCCAACCGCATCGCAACTTGCGATCAAACCACTGCTGGCGAAAGAGTTGCTCGATACGGCGCAGTGGCCAGTGATCAACGCCACCAGTGGCGTTTCTGGTGCGGGGCGTAAAGCCTCCATGACCAACAGTTTTTGCGAAGTGAGCTTGCAAGCTTACGGCGTATTCAACCACAGACATCAGCCGGAAATCGCCAACCACCTTGGTTGTGAGGTTATCTTTACCCCGCATCTTGGCAATTTCAAACGTGGCATTCTTGCCACGGTGACCATGAAACTCAAAGCGGGTGTCACTTTAGAACAAGTCAACGCCGCGTTTGAAGCCGCTTATGCTGGCAAACCTGCGGTGCGTTTAAAAGGCGACGTGCTGCCTCGCTTACAAGAGGTGGAAATGACGCCGTTTTGCGACCTGGGATGGAAGGTGCAAGGCGAACATATCATTGTCATTTCAGCGATCGACAATCTGCTGAAAGGCGCATCCAGTCAGGCGATGCAATGTCTGAATATTCATTACGGTTTTTCACCACTGACAGCCTTGCTGTAG
- a CDS encoding bifunctional aspartate kinase/homoserine dehydrogenase II — translation MSVVRQLHKFGGSSLADPECYRRVANILKEYSSENDLVVVSAAGKTTNRLIEFLDGLECDGRLAHDALQSLRHYQLGLVESLLSGEAQGQLLAQLNDEFSTLAELAAPLTQTQRAAVLGHGEVWSARLLAALLNQSNLPAVAQDARAFLRAESGTQPEVDRARSYPLLKEVLAQHAKRRVIITGFMAQNGAGDTVLLGRNGSDYSATIIGALAEVSRVTIWSDVAGVYSADPRIVSDACLLPLLRLDEASELARLAAPVLHSRTLQPVAQSATELDLRCSYDAESGSTRIERVLASGRGAKIITSLDEVLLVQLTFTRGHDDDRVQQEVLRALKRAQLEPLAFEWQKDQHRLRLAYTAEIASGALAYLQELAVEAEIKLKEGFSLVAAVGAGVSKNASHCFGFYQQLKHLPVEFVSEADSGLSLVAVLRRVNLPALVKGIHSQLFQAQKRVAIALCGKGNIGSSWLTLFAQQKSELEKRHGMNFELVAVVDSQTYLFNEQGLDAASVQSHFDDDSIAHDGDSWLLRLGALQGYDEAVVLDVTASAELAAKYLEIANQGLHLISANKIAGSASSEYYYQVQDAFAKIGRHWLYNATVGAGLPINHTVRDLRESGDDIVALSGIFSGTLSWLFQQFDGSVPFAELVDLAWQQGLTEPDPRSDLDGSDVMRKLVILARESGLEIEPENVKVESLVPAELSDLTLDEFFDKAQLLSERLQERLAKAQRQDQVLRYVARLEKNGKARVSVEALSREHALANLLPCDNIFAIESKWYRDNPLVIRGPGAGREVTAGAIQSDLNRLAGLF, via the coding sequence ATGTCTGTTGTACGTCAGTTGCACAAGTTTGGTGGCAGCAGCCTCGCCGACCCAGAATGTTATCGCCGCGTCGCCAATATCCTCAAAGAGTATTCCAGTGAGAATGACTTGGTGGTTGTCTCTGCGGCGGGCAAAACCACTAACCGCTTGATTGAGTTTCTTGATGGGTTGGAGTGTGATGGTCGTTTAGCGCATGACGCGCTGCAATCGTTACGTCACTACCAGCTTGGTTTGGTTGAATCGCTGCTCAGTGGGGAGGCGCAAGGCCAACTACTCGCCCAACTAAATGATGAGTTCAGTACCTTGGCGGAGTTGGCGGCGCCGCTCACTCAAACGCAGAGAGCGGCCGTACTGGGCCACGGTGAAGTGTGGTCAGCGCGTTTGCTGGCTGCACTGCTTAACCAGTCCAATCTACCAGCGGTGGCACAAGATGCGCGTGCTTTTTTGCGCGCCGAAAGCGGCACTCAGCCGGAGGTGGATCGCGCGCGTTCTTATCCGCTGCTGAAAGAGGTACTGGCACAGCACGCCAAGCGCCGAGTGATCATCACCGGTTTTATGGCGCAAAATGGCGCAGGCGATACCGTGCTGCTTGGCCGCAATGGTTCCGACTACTCGGCGACCATCATTGGCGCGTTGGCGGAAGTGTCACGTGTGACAATTTGGAGTGATGTGGCGGGCGTGTACAGCGCCGACCCGCGGATCGTGTCGGACGCGTGCTTGTTGCCGCTGCTGCGTTTGGATGAAGCGAGCGAGCTGGCTCGTCTTGCCGCGCCGGTGCTGCATAGCCGCACCCTTCAACCGGTGGCGCAAAGTGCCACTGAACTCGATTTGCGTTGCAGCTACGATGCGGAATCGGGCTCGACGCGCATTGAACGCGTGCTTGCATCTGGGCGCGGGGCGAAAATTATCACCTCGCTCGATGAGGTGCTACTGGTACAGCTCACTTTTACTCGAGGCCATGACGATGACCGCGTGCAGCAAGAGGTGCTGCGCGCCTTGAAGCGTGCACAATTGGAACCGCTGGCCTTTGAATGGCAAAAAGATCAACATCGCCTGCGTTTGGCCTATACCGCTGAAATCGCCAGTGGCGCTTTGGCCTACCTGCAAGAGTTGGCAGTGGAAGCAGAAATCAAACTCAAAGAGGGCTTTTCGCTGGTGGCGGCGGTGGGCGCGGGGGTATCGAAAAATGCCAGCCACTGCTTTGGCTTCTACCAGCAGTTGAAACACTTGCCAGTAGAGTTCGTCTCGGAGGCGGATTCTGGCCTCAGTCTGGTGGCCGTACTACGACGGGTTAATCTGCCCGCATTGGTCAAAGGTATTCATAGCCAGCTTTTCCAAGCGCAAAAACGGGTGGCCATTGCCCTGTGCGGCAAAGGCAATATCGGTTCGAGTTGGCTAACGCTGTTTGCCCAGCAAAAAAGTGAACTGGAAAAACGCCATGGCATGAACTTTGAGCTGGTGGCGGTGGTCGATAGCCAAACGTACCTGTTCAATGAGCAAGGCTTGGATGCCGCAAGCGTGCAGAGCCATTTTGATGACGACTCGATCGCGCACGATGGCGATAGCTGGTTGCTGCGTTTAGGCGCTCTGCAAGGTTATGACGAAGCAGTGGTGTTGGATGTGACCGCCAGCGCGGAGTTGGCGGCGAAATATCTTGAGATTGCTAACCAAGGGCTGCATCTGATTTCGGCCAACAAGATCGCGGGTTCAGCCAGCAGTGAGTATTACTATCAGGTGCAAGATGCGTTTGCCAAAATTGGCCGCCATTGGCTGTACAACGCCACGGTGGGCGCAGGGTTGCCGATCAACCATACTGTGCGCGATTTGCGTGAGAGCGGTGACGACATTGTTGCGCTCTCGGGGATCTTCTCTGGCACGCTTTCTTGGTTGTTTCAGCAGTTTGATGGCAGCGTGCCGTTTGCTGAACTGGTCGATCTCGCTTGGCAGCAAGGGTTGACCGAGCCAGATCCGCGCAGCGATCTCGATGGCTCGGATGTGATGCGTAAGCTGGTGATTCTGGCACGTGAATCAGGGCTGGAGATTGAGCCGGAGAACGTCAAGGTAGAATCTTTGGTGCCGGCAGAGTTGAGCGACCTCACGCTGGATGAATTTTTTGATAAAGCGCAACTGCTCAGCGAGCGTTTACAGGAGCGTCTGGCCAAAGCGCAGCGCCAAGATCAGGTGTTGAGATACGTGGCGCGTTTGGAGAAAAACGGCAAAGCACGGGTGAGTGTTGAAGCGCTGTCGCGTGAGCATGCGTTAGCCAACTTGCTGCCGTGCGACAACATTTTTGCCATCGAAAGTAAGTGGTATCGAGACAACCCGTTGGTGATTCGTGGGCCGGGCGCGGGGCGAGAAGTGACGGCGGGGGCGATTCAGTCGGATCTCAATCGTCTGGCAGGCCTGTTTTAG
- a CDS encoding PadR family transcriptional regulator → MSLPHVILTVLSTRDATGYDITKEFSASIGYFWKASHQQVYRELNKMAEQELVTCVLEPQEGKPDRKVYSITDAGRSALGDWFDQPTAHPTVRDEFSAKLMACAVQPSAPYRHQLAQLVEESRKLVAHYKEIEAAYYATPSTLDKQGRLERLTLRRNLMLRETWINWADEVLAELEVLG, encoded by the coding sequence ATGTCATTACCACACGTTATTCTGACCGTTTTAAGCACACGTGATGCTACCGGTTACGACATCACGAAAGAATTCTCAGCCAGTATCGGCTACTTCTGGAAAGCGAGCCACCAACAGGTTTACCGCGAGCTCAACAAAATGGCTGAGCAAGAACTGGTGACTTGTGTACTGGAACCACAGGAAGGCAAACCGGATCGTAAAGTTTACTCTATTACCGACGCAGGACGTTCAGCGCTGGGTGATTGGTTTGATCAACCGACCGCACACCCAACGGTGCGTGACGAATTCTCTGCCAAGCTGATGGCTTGTGCAGTGCAGCCGTCTGCGCCATACCGCCATCAATTGGCGCAATTAGTCGAAGAGTCTCGCAAGCTGGTCGCTCACTACAAAGAGATTGAAGCGGCTTACTACGCCACACCATCGACCCTCGACAAACAAGGTCGTCTAGAGCGTTTGACACTGCGCCGCAACCTGATGCTACGTGAAACGTGGATCAACTGGGCAGACGAAGTGTTGGCGGAATTGGAAGTACTCGGTTAA
- the argB gene encoding acetylglutamate kinase: protein MTQSLNPLVIKLGGAALSCTKTLSQLFGAIAAYQQKAQRQIVIVHGGGYLVDELMEKLQLPTVKKNGLRVTPYDQIPIIAGALAGTANKLLQGQALADGLNAVGLSLADGGLCQVEELDAELGAVGKAAPGDATLLGAILATGALPIISSIGLTPSGQLMNVNADQAAVAVAGALDAELVLLSDVSGVLDGKGHLIKSLTEAEADALIAGKVITDGMIVKVKAALEAANDLGRAIEVATWRYPDKLERLFAGESIGTQFVPA, encoded by the coding sequence ATGACTCAGTCTCTTAATCCACTTGTGATCAAATTAGGCGGTGCAGCGCTTTCCTGCACAAAGACATTAAGTCAGCTCTTTGGAGCGATTGCAGCCTATCAGCAAAAAGCGCAGCGACAGATCGTCATCGTCCATGGTGGCGGTTATCTGGTGGATGAACTGATGGAAAAACTTCAGTTGCCGACGGTGAAGAAAAACGGCCTACGCGTGACGCCTTACGATCAGATCCCGATCATTGCTGGCGCACTGGCTGGGACGGCGAACAAACTGTTGCAAGGTCAAGCCCTTGCCGATGGTCTGAACGCGGTTGGCTTGAGCTTAGCCGACGGCGGTCTGTGCCAAGTGGAAGAGCTTGACGCTGAGCTTGGCGCGGTAGGTAAAGCCGCACCGGGCGATGCTACCTTGCTAGGCGCGATTTTAGCCACGGGCGCGCTGCCGATCATCAGCTCAATCGGCCTGACGCCGAGTGGTCAACTGATGAATGTCAATGCCGACCAAGCGGCGGTGGCAGTTGCCGGGGCGCTGGACGCGGAGTTGGTTCTGCTCTCTGACGTCAGCGGCGTGCTGGATGGCAAAGGCCACTTAATCAAGAGTTTGACCGAAGCCGAAGCCGATGCGCTGATCGCCGGCAAAGTGATCACCGACGGCATGATTGTCAAAGTGAAAGCGGCCTTGGAAGCGGCCAACGATTTGGGCCGGGCGATTGAAGTCGCGACCTGGCGCTACCCAGATAAATTGGAAAGGCTGTTTGCTGGTGAAAGCATCGGTACACAGTTTGTCCCCGCTTAA
- the metF gene encoding methylenetetrahydrofolate reductase, which produces MGYTHASHIDALNQNIAELSDNINVSFEFFPPSTPQMEETLWSSVQRLKTLQPKFVSVTYGANSGERDRTHSIIKEIKEQTGLVAAPHLTCIDASRDELINIANDYWANGIKNIVALRGDIPPGGGAPEMYASDLVTLLKSLHDFDISVAAFPEVHPEAKSAQADLLNLKRKVDAGANRAITQFFFDVESYLRFRDRCVAAGIDVEIVPGILPVSNFKQASRFAAQNNVKVPGWMAKQFEGLDDDPVTRQLVGASQAIDMVRILSREGVKDFHFYTLNRAEMTYALCHTLGVRPKQA; this is translated from the coding sequence ATGGGCTATACACACGCAAGTCATATTGACGCTTTAAACCAGAATATCGCTGAGCTTTCAGACAACATCAATGTGTCGTTTGAGTTTTTTCCGCCCAGCACGCCGCAAATGGAAGAGACGCTGTGGAGCTCAGTACAGCGCCTAAAAACCCTGCAACCCAAGTTTGTCTCGGTGACTTACGGGGCCAACTCTGGTGAACGTGACCGTACTCACTCGATCATTAAAGAGATCAAAGAACAAACTGGCCTGGTGGCTGCGCCGCACCTTACTTGTATTGATGCTAGCCGTGACGAGCTTATTAACATTGCTAATGACTACTGGGCGAATGGCATCAAAAATATTGTTGCGCTGCGCGGTGATATTCCTCCGGGCGGTGGCGCGCCAGAGATGTATGCCTCTGATCTGGTGACTCTACTGAAATCGCTGCACGATTTTGATATTTCGGTGGCGGCGTTTCCTGAAGTCCACCCTGAAGCGAAAAGTGCTCAAGCGGATCTGCTCAACCTCAAACGAAAAGTGGATGCAGGTGCGAACCGTGCCATCACGCAGTTCTTTTTCGATGTGGAGAGCTACTTGCGTTTTCGTGACCGCTGCGTAGCGGCCGGGATTGACGTGGAAATCGTCCCAGGTATTTTGCCCGTATCGAACTTTAAGCAGGCGTCGCGTTTTGCAGCGCAGAACAACGTTAAAGTGCCCGGTTGGATGGCGAAACAGTTTGAAGGGTTGGATGACGATCCTGTGACTCGTCAGCTAGTAGGTGCAAGCCAAGCAATTGATATGGTGCGTATTTTAAGTAGAGAAGGGGTGAAAGATTTCCACTTCTACACGCTAAATCGCGCCGAGATGACTTACGCATTGTGTCATACATTAGGCGTACGTCCCAAGCAAGCTTAA
- a CDS encoding argininosuccinate synthase, translated as MSKLTVNKVVVAYSGGLDTSVIIPWLKENYDCEVVAFVADVGQGEEELVGIEEKAKASGASECYVVDLKEELVADYIYPTLKTGAYYEGKYLLGTSMARPVIAKAQVEIARKVGADALCHGCTGKGNDQVRFEGAFAALAPDLKVIAPWREWDLVSREQCLDYLAERNIPCAASLTKIYSRDANAWHISTEGGVLESTWNAPNEDCWVWTVDPEQAPNEPEYVTVQVEKGEVVGVDGEPMTPYNALVYLNEKGAKHGVGRIDIVENRLVGMKSRGCYETPGGTIMMEALRAVEQLVLDKTSFEFREELGVKASHLVYDGRWFTPLRKSIMAAADELAQDVNGEVVVKLYKGQATVTQKRSENSLYSEEFATFGADEVYDHSHAGGFIRLYSLSSRIRALNNLKK; from the coding sequence ATGAGCAAGTTAACGGTAAATAAAGTGGTCGTCGCGTACTCAGGCGGATTGGATACCTCAGTCATCATCCCTTGGCTAAAAGAGAACTACGACTGCGAAGTGGTGGCGTTTGTTGCCGATGTTGGCCAAGGCGAAGAAGAGCTGGTGGGCATTGAAGAGAAAGCCAAAGCGTCGGGCGCTTCTGAGTGCTACGTGGTCGATCTAAAAGAAGAGTTGGTGGCCGACTACATCTACCCAACGCTGAAAACCGGTGCGTACTACGAAGGCAAATACCTACTGGGTACCTCAATGGCACGCCCGGTAATTGCCAAAGCGCAAGTGGAAATCGCACGTAAAGTGGGCGCAGATGCCTTGTGCCACGGCTGTACTGGTAAGGGCAACGACCAAGTGCGTTTTGAAGGGGCGTTTGCTGCGCTTGCGCCAGATCTCAAAGTGATTGCGCCGTGGCGTGAATGGGATCTAGTCAGCCGCGAGCAGTGTCTGGATTATTTGGCTGAGCGCAACATTCCGTGTGCCGCGTCACTCACCAAAATTTATTCGCGTGATGCCAACGCATGGCACATCTCAACCGAAGGTGGCGTGCTAGAAAGTACTTGGAATGCGCCCAACGAAGATTGCTGGGTGTGGACTGTCGATCCTGAGCAAGCGCCGAATGAGCCAGAGTACGTTACCGTGCAAGTGGAAAAAGGCGAAGTGGTTGGTGTCGATGGCGAACCGATGACGCCATACAACGCGCTGGTTTACCTCAACGAGAAAGGCGCGAAACATGGTGTGGGCCGTATCGATATCGTGGAAAACCGTCTGGTTGGCATGAAATCACGTGGTTGCTATGAAACCCCGGGGGGCACCATCATGATGGAAGCTCTGCGTGCGGTAGAGCAGCTAGTACTGGATAAAACTTCGTTTGAATTCCGTGAAGAGCTGGGCGTGAAAGCCTCACACTTAGTATACGATGGCCGTTGGTTCACGCCGCTGCGTAAATCCATCATGGCGGCGGCGGATGAGCTAGCGCAAGATGTCAACGGTGAAGTGGTTGTGAAGCTGTATAAAGGTCAAGCGACGGTGACGCAAAAACGTTCAGAGAACAGCCTCTACTCAGAAGAGTTTGCCACCTTTGGTGCCGACGAGGTGTATGATCACAGCCACGCAGGCGGTTTTATTCGTCTTTACTCGCTTTCAAGCCGTATCCGTGCGTTGAACAATCTGAAAAAATAA